A single genomic interval of Natronolimnobius sp. AArcel1 harbors:
- a CDS encoding DEAD/DEAH box helicase, translating to MEVAEVLPEFADAFAFEEFNRMQREAVPALLESEDNVVASAPTAAGKTALAELAICKALADGGTALFIAPMRALTNEKEDDWDRFEDLEYSVYVVTGERDLNPRRARRADILVMTPEKLDSATRKHDSRRYDFVTDVDVCVIDEVHLLDADRRGSVLEVTISRLRRLCEPRVVALSATMPNIDDVAAWLDAPAETTFEFDDEYRPVDLNAGVKTYTHGENSFADKYRRLYRALDLAEPHLREDGQSLVFVSSRQDTVRAAEKARDEIAERDIPMGARGNYDFHTDSKELENDTLRNSVLDGVAFHHAGLSKNDRDLVEEWFKAGIVELLFSTSTLAWGVNLPARCVVIRDTKLHDPLEGEVDMSPLDVLQMLGRAGRPGYDDVGYGWVVCDTAEADKYRRLLRDGKEIESRLAESLETHLNAEIAMGTITDLDDVMDWLETTFYYVRGQSKPDKYDFPNLRERVRDCLEDLVSHGFVETGEDLSIEATQRGVLASKYYLRLETAATFASLCDRADDGTTLETDDILEAVATAGEFDSVSARQDERDAIDAVLVGQEYGDLEAGQRKVLAILRGAANGRTPTELTSDAWVIRQNATRLLSALSAFLDRFVGPHAANLSRRIEARIENGVSADAVGLTAIDGVGAGRASKLATEGLATPGDVVDAGIAGLVDAGLSEGVAERVYEGAQSLPALEIDWGAFPETIATGDNDVCEVTVRNVGEPERAGIRVTVNGREMTSTNTYLRDTETVPVGVFGADTDELEYTISVAFPDESLVPVEQRRTVTVQSE from the coding sequence CGACGGCGGCGGGCAAGACCGCCCTCGCCGAACTCGCGATCTGTAAGGCGCTCGCGGATGGCGGAACCGCACTGTTTATCGCGCCCATGCGGGCGCTGACGAACGAAAAGGAAGACGACTGGGACCGGTTTGAAGACCTCGAGTACTCGGTGTACGTCGTCACGGGCGAGCGGGATCTGAACCCGCGACGCGCGCGACGCGCGGACATCCTCGTGATGACGCCCGAGAAACTCGACTCGGCGACCCGCAAACACGATTCGCGACGCTACGACTTCGTCACCGACGTCGACGTCTGCGTTATCGACGAAGTCCACTTACTTGATGCCGACCGACGAGGCTCGGTGCTCGAGGTGACGATTTCCCGACTGCGGCGGCTCTGTGAGCCACGCGTCGTGGCGCTGTCGGCGACGATGCCGAACATCGACGACGTGGCGGCGTGGCTCGACGCGCCCGCGGAGACGACCTTCGAGTTCGACGATGAGTATCGTCCGGTCGATCTGAACGCAGGCGTCAAGACCTACACGCACGGCGAGAACTCCTTTGCCGACAAGTATCGGCGTCTCTATCGCGCACTCGACCTCGCAGAACCCCACCTTCGGGAAGACGGCCAGTCGCTCGTGTTCGTCTCCTCGAGACAGGACACTGTCCGCGCGGCCGAGAAAGCCCGCGACGAGATCGCCGAACGCGACATTCCGATGGGCGCACGCGGCAACTACGATTTCCATACTGACTCGAAAGAACTCGAGAACGACACCCTTCGGAACTCCGTCCTCGACGGCGTCGCCTTCCACCATGCGGGGCTCTCGAAGAACGACCGCGACCTCGTCGAGGAGTGGTTCAAAGCGGGCATCGTCGAACTGCTCTTTTCAACCTCGACGCTGGCGTGGGGTGTCAACCTCCCCGCGCGCTGTGTCGTGATTCGAGACACGAAACTGCACGACCCACTCGAGGGCGAAGTCGATATGAGCCCGCTCGACGTGCTCCAGATGCTCGGGCGGGCAGGTCGGCCGGGCTACGACGATGTGGGCTACGGTTGGGTCGTCTGCGATACAGCGGAGGCGGATAAGTACCGCCGCCTGCTGCGCGACGGCAAGGAGATCGAATCCCGTCTCGCCGAAAGCCTCGAGACCCACCTGAACGCCGAAATCGCGATGGGGACCATCACCGACCTCGATGACGTGATGGACTGGCTCGAGACGACCTTTTACTACGTCCGCGGCCAATCCAAACCCGACAAATACGACTTTCCAAACCTCCGCGAGCGCGTCCGTGACTGCCTCGAGGATCTCGTTTCCCACGGCTTCGTCGAAACTGGCGAGGACCTCTCGATTGAGGCGACACAACGAGGCGTCCTTGCCTCGAAGTACTACCTGCGCCTCGAGACGGCGGCGACGTTCGCCAGCCTCTGTGACCGAGCGGACGACGGAACAACCCTCGAGACGGATGACATCCTCGAGGCGGTTGCGACCGCCGGCGAGTTCGATTCGGTCTCGGCCCGCCAGGACGAACGCGACGCCATCGACGCCGTCTTAGTCGGCCAGGAGTACGGCGACCTCGAGGCTGGCCAGCGGAAGGTCCTCGCCATCTTGCGCGGTGCAGCAAACGGGAGGACACCCACAGAGTTGACGAGCGACGCGTGGGTGATCCGCCAGAACGCAACGCGGCTACTCTCTGCACTGAGCGCGTTTCTCGACCGATTCGTCGGCCCGCACGCGGCGAACCTCTCGCGACGAATCGAAGCTCGCATCGAAAACGGCGTTTCGGCGGACGCTGTCGGGCTAACGGCCATCGACGGCGTCGGTGCCGGTCGCGCGAGCAAACTCGCGACAGAGGGGCTGGCGACGCCCGGCGACGTAGTCGACGCCGGTATCGCTGGCCTCGTCGACGCCGGTCTCTCGGAGGGCGTCGCCGAACGCGTCTACGAGGGCGCACAGTCCCTGCCGGCACTCGAGATCGACTGGGGGGCGTTCCCCGAGACCATCGCAACCGGCGACAACGACGTTTGTGAAGTAACCGTCCGAAACGTCGGCGAACCCGAACGCGCCGGTATCCGCGTCACCGTCAACGGCCGCGAGATGACGAGTACGAACACCTATCTTCGCGACACTGAAACCGTCCCCGTCGGCGTCTTCGGCGCAGACACGGACGAACTCGAGTATACGATTAGCGTTGCGTTCCCAGATGAATCGCTGGTGCCGGTCGAGCAACGCCGGACGGTCACAGTCCAGTCTGAGTAG